From a region of the Thermomicrobium roseum DSM 5159 genome:
- a CDS encoding VOC family protein, protein MADLRVPVVAQLAHVELLTPKPDESLWFFTKLLGMSVVHQEGQSVYLRAYEDWFLWTLKLTEAPQAGLGHAAWRVSAPELLDEAAAAIEATGLGLGWQESEYGGGRAYRFRMPDGHRMELIWDLEYYQAPEDQRSALKNRPQRRPLDGVPVRRLDHINCFVSDVEVHEAFLRNYLGFKLRETKIGGDGKKVGSWLSVSPLVHEIAVMRDGTGQGNRLHHIAYWYGYPQHCYDVADACRDWGIKIEAGPGKHGTTQAMFLYVFEPGGNRVELWGDAGYLIFDPNWQTVVWDVSHESDLYSSTVWLGASTMPESFYTYGTPEKVTVGV, encoded by the coding sequence ATGGCGGATCTCCGTGTCCCGGTCGTCGCACAGCTCGCCCATGTCGAGCTGTTGACGCCCAAGCCGGACGAGAGCCTCTGGTTCTTCACGAAACTCCTCGGGATGAGCGTCGTTCATCAGGAGGGACAATCGGTTTACCTGCGGGCGTACGAGGACTGGTTCCTTTGGACGCTCAAATTGACGGAGGCACCGCAAGCCGGACTCGGACACGCCGCGTGGCGCGTCTCGGCGCCCGAGCTGCTGGACGAGGCCGCCGCAGCCATCGAGGCAACGGGGCTTGGGCTTGGCTGGCAGGAAAGCGAATACGGCGGTGGACGCGCCTACCGCTTCCGCATGCCAGACGGTCATCGCATGGAGTTGATCTGGGATCTCGAGTACTACCAAGCGCCCGAGGACCAGCGCAGTGCACTCAAGAACCGGCCCCAGCGCCGCCCGCTAGACGGCGTACCCGTGCGCCGGCTCGATCACATCAACTGCTTCGTGAGCGATGTCGAGGTCCACGAAGCGTTCCTCCGGAACTATCTCGGCTTCAAGCTGCGCGAGACCAAGATCGGCGGCGATGGGAAAAAGGTCGGATCCTGGCTCTCGGTGAGCCCGCTCGTCCACGAGATCGCGGTCATGCGCGACGGAACTGGCCAGGGGAATCGCTTGCACCACATCGCGTACTGGTACGGCTACCCACAACATTGTTATGACGTGGCCGACGCCTGTCGGGACTGGGGCATCAAAATCGAGGCTGGTCCTGGGAAGCACGGCACGACCCAGGCGATGTTCCTCTACGTCTTCGAGCCGGGCGGAAACAGGGTCGAGCTGTGGGGTGACGCAGGATACCTGATCTTCGACCCCAACTGGCAGACCGTGGTGTGGGATGTCTCCCACGAATCGGATCTGTACTCGAGTACGGTGTGGCTCGGCGCATCGACGATGCCAGAATCGTTCTACACCTACGGGACGCCAGAAAAGGTGACGGTCGGCGTCTGA
- a CDS encoding branched-chain amino acid ABC transporter permease produces the protein MPVNTASLVIGLSYASLLFLVAVGLSVVFGLMRFINLATGSLYLIGGYIGWSVARSTGNFLLALVAGALAALVVGIAIERGFLQRLHRKELLQVALTLGVAYVVQDVTRWIWGGDPLRLRPPAMLRGSMELFGSVVPIYRVALIVIGAVLAILVWYLLERTKWGAYVRAGVDDLEMVQCLGINVRRIFAIVFSLGALLSGLGGALGTPVTGVAPGTDIQLQLMALIVVILGGLGSVLGAIAASIVVALTDTIVRTFWPEASFFAVWALAAVVLIVRPQGLFGRPGWA, from the coding sequence GTGCCGGTCAATACTGCCAGTCTCGTCATCGGTCTGTCCTATGCGAGCCTGCTCTTTCTGGTCGCGGTCGGGCTCTCGGTCGTCTTCGGTCTCATGCGCTTCATCAACCTCGCGACCGGCTCGCTCTACCTCATCGGTGGGTACATCGGGTGGTCCGTGGCACGCTCGACGGGGAACTTCCTCCTCGCACTCGTGGCTGGCGCTCTGGCTGCTCTGGTCGTGGGGATCGCCATCGAGCGGGGTTTCTTGCAGCGCCTGCACCGCAAGGAACTTCTGCAGGTCGCTCTGACGCTCGGTGTGGCCTACGTGGTACAGGACGTCACACGGTGGATCTGGGGCGGGGATCCACTGCGTCTCCGACCACCAGCGATGCTGCGCGGCTCGATGGAACTTTTCGGCTCAGTCGTTCCGATCTATCGGGTCGCCTTGATCGTCATCGGAGCCGTTCTGGCTATCCTGGTCTGGTACCTGCTCGAGCGCACCAAGTGGGGAGCCTACGTACGGGCTGGCGTCGACGATCTCGAGATGGTGCAGTGTCTCGGCATCAATGTTCGACGGATCTTCGCCATCGTCTTCTCGCTGGGTGCCCTCCTCTCCGGTCTCGGTGGAGCGCTCGGCACACCCGTGACGGGTGTCGCGCCTGGTACTGATATCCAGCTTCAACTCATGGCGCTCATCGTCGTCATTCTGGGCGGACTCGGTTCTGTCTTGGGAGCGATCGCGGCGAGCATCGTGGTGGCACTGACCGACACGATCGTTCGGACCTTCTGGCCCGAGGCCTCGTTCTTCGCGGTGTGGGCACTCGCTGCTGTCGTCCTCATCGTCCGCCCACAAGGACTGTTCGGCCGACCTGGCTGGGCCTAG
- a CDS encoding ABC transporter ATP-binding protein, which produces MTAVPALQLEHVSKTIGGLTILEDISLTVQPGERRAIIGPNGAGKTTLLNVIAGFLPATRGRVIVFGRDVTRLPAHRRVDVGLLKTNQQPAVFQELTTRQNILIALLRGRHRLLGLTGQVNSDRAVQREAERVLEEWGLLDVSDIEVRHLPHGYQRRVELAARFALRPRLLLLDEPAAGLAVDEIPAFIERLAQLPRDMTVVLVEHSMRVVFSFADRITVLHHGAVLADGTPDEIQRNEDVQAAYLAGAMRGRNAGTA; this is translated from the coding sequence ATGACAGCAGTACCGGCACTCCAACTCGAGCACGTCAGCAAGACCATCGGCGGGCTGACGATCCTCGAAGACATCTCGCTCACCGTGCAGCCAGGCGAGCGACGGGCCATCATCGGTCCCAACGGTGCAGGCAAGACCACGCTCCTCAACGTGATCGCCGGTTTCCTTCCGGCGACCCGTGGTCGAGTGATCGTCTTCGGGCGCGACGTCACCAGGTTACCAGCGCATCGTCGGGTCGATGTCGGATTGCTCAAAACGAACCAGCAGCCGGCAGTCTTCCAGGAGCTGACTACACGCCAGAACATCTTGATCGCGCTCCTCCGAGGACGCCACCGCCTGCTCGGCCTCACTGGGCAAGTGAACAGCGATCGCGCTGTCCAGCGCGAAGCCGAGCGTGTGCTCGAGGAATGGGGACTGTTGGACGTCAGCGATATCGAAGTCCGTCATCTCCCACATGGGTATCAGCGACGGGTCGAGCTGGCCGCACGCTTCGCTTTGCGACCGCGCTTGCTGCTGCTCGACGAGCCAGCCGCCGGCCTGGCCGTCGACGAGATTCCCGCCTTCATCGAGCGACTCGCACAGCTTCCACGCGATATGACGGTGGTCCTCGTGGAGCACAGCATGCGCGTCGTCTTCTCCTTCGCTGACCGAATCACGGTTCTCCACCACGGGGCCGTCCTGGCTGACGGTACTCCGGACGAGATCCAGCGCAACGAGGACGTGCAGGCAGCGTATCTAGCAGGAGCGATGCGAGGGCGAAATGCTGGAACTGCGTGA
- a CDS encoding 4-hydroxyphenylacetate 3-hydroxylase family protein, giving the protein MAQVIQTSPRPMTGEEYLESLRDGRKVFFRGEWVEDVTTHPAFRNAARTVARLYDALHSPETREILTKVDRQGILTHKFFAPAYSAEDLKEAAQAIAVWQRMSFGWMGRTPEYKAAFMATLGADPDYYAPFGETARRWYREYASRVLFMNHVIVDPPIDRNRPPSEVRDVYIHVVKETDGGIIVSGAKQVATASALTHGTFVGVNSGSAARLQEGRDEDVALVFFVRMDNPRQYLISRASYELDAESPFDHPLSSRFDENDAFLVLDEAFIPWEDVLIYRDVAKCKRFYADSGFFNRFNLQTTIRFMIKLEFMIGLLQKGLECNGTADFRGNQVMVGELVALRHLLWAIVTAMVSDPEPSLGGSVVPRLEYAAAARVYTNFAWDRIRQIYERILGGAPIINVSSYRDFLNPEVRPLLDRYLRGTGMSAVERSKLYKLVWDAVYSEFGGRHGLYELNYAGNHEQKYLDPLQWAERRGFMQQWKALVDECLSQYDLDGWRDATWVWETNGRER; this is encoded by the coding sequence ATGGCACAAGTCATCCAGACGTCGCCCCGTCCGATGACCGGCGAGGAGTACTTGGAGAGCCTGCGGGACGGCCGCAAGGTCTTTTTCCGCGGTGAATGGGTCGAGGACGTCACGACCCATCCGGCCTTCCGCAACGCCGCACGCACAGTCGCCCGACTGTACGACGCGCTCCATTCGCCGGAGACGCGTGAGATCCTGACGAAGGTCGATCGCCAGGGCATTCTGACCCACAAGTTTTTCGCCCCTGCGTATTCCGCAGAGGATCTCAAGGAGGCGGCCCAAGCCATCGCGGTCTGGCAACGGATGAGCTTCGGCTGGATGGGTCGGACACCGGAGTACAAGGCCGCTTTCATGGCCACGCTCGGCGCTGACCCGGACTATTACGCTCCCTTCGGCGAAACAGCACGGCGGTGGTACCGCGAATACGCTTCCCGCGTCCTCTTCATGAATCACGTCATCGTCGACCCACCGATCGATCGCAATCGTCCACCCAGCGAAGTCCGCGATGTGTATATCCACGTCGTCAAGGAGACGGACGGCGGCATCATCGTGAGTGGTGCCAAGCAAGTCGCCACGGCATCGGCCCTCACCCACGGCACCTTCGTCGGCGTCAACAGCGGGAGCGCTGCGCGCCTGCAAGAGGGCCGAGACGAGGACGTCGCGCTCGTCTTCTTCGTCCGTATGGACAACCCGCGCCAGTACCTGATTTCGCGCGCGTCATACGAACTCGATGCTGAGAGCCCCTTCGATCATCCGCTCTCCAGTCGCTTCGACGAAAACGATGCATTTTTGGTTCTGGACGAGGCATTCATCCCCTGGGAAGACGTGCTCATTTACCGCGACGTGGCCAAGTGCAAGCGATTCTATGCCGATTCCGGCTTCTTCAATCGCTTCAACCTGCAGACGACGATCCGTTTCATGATCAAGCTGGAGTTCATGATCGGTCTCTTGCAGAAAGGCTTAGAGTGCAACGGGACGGCCGATTTCCGCGGAAACCAGGTAATGGTCGGGGAACTCGTCGCGCTCCGGCATCTCCTTTGGGCCATCGTCACGGCGATGGTGAGCGATCCCGAGCCGAGCCTGGGTGGGTCAGTCGTGCCGCGTCTGGAATACGCGGCCGCTGCGCGGGTCTACACCAACTTCGCCTGGGATCGCATCCGCCAGATCTACGAGCGGATCCTCGGTGGCGCCCCCATCATCAATGTGTCCAGCTACCGCGATTTCCTCAACCCCGAGGTCCGGCCGCTCCTCGACCGCTATCTCCGCGGGACCGGGATGAGCGCCGTGGAACGCAGCAAGCTGTACAAGCTGGTGTGGGACGCCGTGTACTCCGAGTTCGGTGGCCGGCACGGGCTCTATGAGCTGAATTATGCCGGCAATCACGAGCAGAAGTACCTCGACCCGCTCCAGTGGGCAGAGCGCCGTGGGTTCATGCAGCAGTGGAAAGCGCTCGTCGACGAGTGCCTCAGCCAGTACGACCTCGATGGTTGGCGAGACGCGACGTGGGTGTGGGAAACGAACGGTCGCGAACGGTGA
- a CDS encoding amidohydrolase family protein encodes MTIDCHIHAIPEAMLAWLRSNAARAGARFEQREPGKPPILIVGGRWPFELKPVFHDLDQFLAALDAAGIERALLSPVPQLFFYEAEPALAREAARAYNEALLGWQKRAPQRLDLLATVPLNDPSAAADELAWAMERGMRGAIVGPGTADRLLTDPVFEPFWRAADERKAILFLHPLLSRDPRLARPQLPNMIGVPWETTVAAADLIFGGVLDRYPNARILLAHGGGYLPYQIGRLERAYAVWEAVRRQLAEPPLAYLRRFWYDTVLWRHETLEYLCAVVGPDRIVPGSDFPFDLSVWPPLGTREGSSTLFAE; translated from the coding sequence ATGACCATCGATTGCCACATTCATGCCATACCAGAAGCGATGCTCGCGTGGCTCCGCAGCAACGCAGCGCGGGCGGGAGCTCGTTTCGAGCAGCGAGAACCCGGGAAACCGCCGATCCTGATCGTTGGAGGGCGCTGGCCGTTCGAACTCAAGCCGGTCTTTCACGACCTCGATCAGTTCCTGGCAGCACTCGATGCAGCGGGAATCGAGCGCGCGCTTCTGTCGCCAGTTCCCCAGCTCTTCTTCTACGAAGCAGAACCAGCATTGGCGCGCGAGGCGGCTCGGGCCTACAACGAGGCACTCTTGGGGTGGCAGAAGCGGGCACCGCAGCGACTCGACCTCCTGGCAACGGTACCACTCAACGATCCATCAGCTGCAGCAGACGAACTCGCCTGGGCGATGGAGCGGGGCATGCGGGGTGCCATCGTCGGCCCGGGTACCGCGGATCGGCTGCTGACTGATCCCGTCTTCGAGCCCTTCTGGCGGGCCGCTGACGAGCGCAAGGCGATCCTTTTCCTCCACCCGCTTTTGAGTCGCGATCCTCGTCTCGCACGACCACAACTTCCCAACATGATCGGCGTGCCCTGGGAGACGACGGTCGCCGCTGCCGATCTGATTTTCGGAGGCGTCCTCGATCGCTACCCGAATGCACGTATCCTGCTGGCACACGGCGGCGGCTACCTGCCGTATCAAATCGGTCGTCTCGAACGCGCTTATGCAGTGTGGGAGGCAGTGCGCCGGCAACTCGCTGAACCCCCGTTGGCCTATCTCCGGCGCTTTTGGTACGACACGGTTCTCTGGCGACATGAGACGCTGGAATATCTCTGCGCTGTCGTCGGCCCGGATCGTATCGTTCCCGGATCGGACTTTCCCTTCGATCTGTCCGTGTGGCCGCCGTTGGGCACGAGAGAGGGAAGTTCGACATTGTTCGCGGAGTAA
- a CDS encoding ABC transporter substrate-binding protein, giving the protein MERSDFQHLFRRPVRRRTVIVGIGTAALGGLLAACRGGGATPTPTTAPATPTPAAATPTPAAATPTPAAAATPTVVVTPAAAAEPIRIGLIHGYTGVFAALAENLTRGIQLAFESIDNTVAGRKVTFVQEDDASNPEQGLTKTKQLVERDKVHLIIGYIHSGVALACRDYIHQSGVPTIIDNAGAQAITRDPQRRSPYIFRVSFANGQYEWPMGQYAFEQLGYKRLAFMAPDYAAGHEKAEPVKAAFQKAGGEIAGEVYPPLDTSDFAPFLQRIQQAQPDAVWAFFAGADAVRFVTQYQDFGLKDQIPLIGVGDLVDEAYLDQQGDAALDVVTSLHYSPYIDSPENKAFVDAFKKKYGRVPNQFAYQGYLAALVAAKALEAVQGKVEDTQAFLKALKGVQFTGPAGPFRFHPETQNVVITVYFRKVQRLPDGTLGNVVLGKRENVDDLSF; this is encoded by the coding sequence ATGGAGCGGAGCGATTTCCAGCACCTATTCCGTCGGCCGGTTCGACGGCGAACAGTCATCGTTGGGATCGGGACGGCAGCACTCGGTGGTCTGCTCGCTGCCTGCCGTGGTGGTGGTGCCACACCGACGCCGACCACCGCGCCAGCGACGCCGACCCCGGCAGCAGCCACACCGACTCCGGCAGCTGCGACACCGACGCCGGCTGCGGCAGCGACTCCGACTGTCGTGGTCACACCGGCTGCCGCGGCGGAACCGATCCGCATCGGCCTCATTCACGGTTATACGGGTGTCTTTGCGGCATTGGCTGAGAATCTGACCCGGGGTATCCAACTCGCCTTCGAGTCGATCGACAACACGGTAGCGGGTCGCAAAGTCACCTTCGTCCAAGAAGACGACGCCTCCAATCCGGAGCAGGGACTCACCAAGACGAAGCAGCTGGTCGAGCGCGACAAGGTGCACCTCATCATCGGGTACATTCACAGCGGTGTCGCACTTGCCTGCCGCGATTACATTCACCAGAGCGGCGTCCCGACGATCATCGACAATGCAGGAGCGCAAGCGATCACGCGCGACCCGCAGCGGCGTAGTCCGTATATCTTCCGAGTCTCGTTCGCCAATGGCCAATATGAGTGGCCGATGGGGCAGTACGCCTTCGAGCAACTCGGCTACAAGCGACTCGCCTTCATGGCTCCCGATTATGCCGCTGGACACGAAAAAGCGGAGCCGGTCAAGGCGGCGTTCCAGAAGGCAGGTGGCGAGATTGCCGGTGAGGTCTATCCGCCGCTCGACACGAGCGACTTCGCGCCCTTCCTCCAACGGATCCAGCAAGCGCAGCCGGATGCGGTTTGGGCCTTCTTCGCTGGCGCCGACGCGGTCCGCTTCGTGACGCAGTACCAGGACTTCGGGCTCAAAGACCAGATTCCGCTCATCGGCGTTGGTGACCTGGTCGACGAGGCCTATCTCGATCAGCAAGGGGATGCAGCGCTCGACGTCGTGACGTCACTCCATTACTCACCGTACATCGATTCACCGGAGAACAAGGCTTTTGTCGACGCCTTCAAAAAGAAGTATGGGCGCGTTCCCAACCAGTTCGCCTACCAAGGTTACTTGGCTGCGCTCGTCGCAGCGAAAGCACTCGAGGCGGTACAGGGCAAGGTCGAAGACACGCAAGCATTCCTCAAGGCGCTCAAGGGCGTTCAGTTCACGGGACCAGCCGGTCCATTCCGCTTCCATCCGGAAACGCAGAATGTCGTCATCACTGTCTATTTCCGGAAGGTCCAGCGCCTGCCGGATGGCACGCTCGGTAATGTCGTGCTCGGCAAGCGCGAGAACGTGGACGACCTCTCGTTCTAG
- a CDS encoding ABC transporter ATP-binding protein, which yields MLELRDVYGGYGEGFVLNGLSLTVEEGQVVGLLGRNGAGKTTTMRAIMGLLPRLAGEIRLRGQSLVGLPPHVIAHKGIALVPQGRRIFPSLTVTENLLIGARPPRPDQRVRWTVEEIYQLFPILKERGKIRGTLLSGGEQQMLTIARSLMTQPLVLLCDEPSEGLAPVMVQRVGEILQRLKQAGLSILLAEQNIDLALSVIDVAYIVEEGRVIWQGSAAELVGNRELQETYLGVRVEA from the coding sequence ATGCTGGAACTGCGTGACGTCTACGGAGGCTACGGCGAAGGCTTCGTCTTGAACGGACTCTCGTTGACGGTCGAAGAAGGCCAAGTCGTCGGTCTCTTGGGGCGAAACGGTGCGGGGAAGACGACGACCATGCGAGCGATCATGGGTTTGCTCCCTCGACTGGCCGGCGAGATCCGCCTGCGCGGCCAGTCGCTCGTCGGCCTACCGCCCCATGTCATCGCCCACAAGGGTATCGCGCTCGTTCCGCAAGGTCGGCGCATCTTCCCCTCGCTGACGGTCACGGAAAATCTCCTGATCGGTGCGCGACCACCGCGCCCCGACCAGCGGGTCCGCTGGACCGTCGAGGAGATCTATCAGCTCTTCCCGATTCTCAAGGAGCGGGGGAAAATCCGCGGAACGCTCTTGAGCGGTGGCGAGCAGCAAATGCTGACGATCGCCCGCTCGCTCATGACCCAGCCCCTCGTTCTCCTGTGTGACGAGCCATCGGAAGGGCTTGCACCGGTCATGGTGCAGCGCGTCGGTGAGATCTTGCAGCGCCTCAAGCAGGCGGGACTGTCGATCCTCCTAGCGGAACAGAACATCGATCTCGCGCTTTCCGTCATCGATGTCGCCTATATCGTCGAAGAGGGGCGCGTCATCTGGCAGGGATCAGCTGCGGAACTCGTCGGCAACCGCGAACTCCAGGAGACCTACTTGGGAGTCCGCGTCGAAGCGTGA
- a CDS encoding IclR family transcriptional regulator, protein MLQTVQKAAQVLRLFTPHQPEWGVTEVAAALEIPKSGAHALLRTLAAEGLLQRTAAGRYRLGWALFELSQTLLDSSALLRAARPVMERLVAGWGETTHLAVLVDGQVLYVEKLQGDRALEIVLSGVGKRLPAHCSGVGKVLLAHQPWEVVLGIVERTGLVSFTPNTIKSVEQLREELERVRQQGFAYDQEEVMVGLCCAAAPIRDESGHVIAAMSLSVPAYRFYPNRQRLTTAIVDAARRVSEELGYYQEDWAWENGKRSRSRSSVPGISVPT, encoded by the coding sequence ATGCTCCAGACCGTGCAAAAGGCAGCACAAGTGCTTCGCCTGTTTACGCCGCACCAGCCTGAATGGGGGGTCACCGAGGTCGCCGCAGCGCTGGAGATCCCCAAGTCGGGTGCTCATGCGCTTCTGCGTACCTTGGCAGCGGAAGGTCTCTTGCAGCGAACGGCCGCTGGCCGTTACCGTCTCGGCTGGGCGCTGTTCGAGCTGAGTCAGACGCTGCTCGACTCGAGTGCGCTCCTCCGCGCGGCCCGTCCGGTCATGGAGCGTCTGGTCGCTGGGTGGGGCGAGACGACGCACCTTGCCGTGTTGGTCGATGGACAAGTGTTGTACGTCGAAAAGCTTCAAGGCGATCGTGCCCTCGAGATCGTTCTGTCCGGAGTCGGCAAGCGTCTCCCAGCGCACTGCTCTGGCGTCGGAAAGGTGCTGCTTGCCCATCAGCCATGGGAGGTCGTGCTCGGGATCGTCGAGCGGACCGGTCTGGTCAGTTTCACGCCGAACACGATCAAGTCGGTCGAGCAGCTGCGCGAAGAACTGGAACGGGTCCGCCAGCAGGGGTTCGCCTATGACCAGGAAGAGGTGATGGTTGGGCTCTGTTGTGCGGCCGCGCCGATCCGCGACGAGAGCGGTCACGTCATCGCGGCGATGAGTCTCTCGGTGCCGGCCTACCGCTTCTATCCGAACCGACAGCGGCTCACCACCGCGATCGTCGATGCTGCGCGACGGGTTTCGGAAGAACTCGGGTACTATCAGGAGGATTGGGCATGGGAGAACGGCAAGCGGTCAAGGTCGCGATCCTCGGTACCGGGAATATCGGTACCGACCTGA
- a CDS encoding branched-chain amino acid ABC transporter permease encodes MMATARLARNWRRAIGVPLAVLLLAAPAFLPTYPLSVLTEILIFSLFAMSLNLLLGYAGLPSLGHSAFFGTGGYAVGLLAKYLGIPAPVALLIAVVAGVALALVTGPFVLRTHGAYFLILTLSLTQVLFGIVWLWRRVTGGDDGLPGIPTPKLPFLVGRVSDTANFYYLALVVVGIALLTMAWIVRSPFGLALIGIRENERYLAGLGYPTWTLKYAAYTIAGGYGALAGGLFAYFKGFVGPGQISWLLAGEGMVMVILGGAGTFWGPIIGAALVLLLRYEVSAFTQRWVMILGIVFILTVLLLPQGIVRLPDRIRQLRAQLRREAPLARRPASAVSPHREPSVEQVIERS; translated from the coding sequence ATGATGGCGACAGCACGTCTGGCACGAAACTGGCGCAGGGCGATCGGTGTTCCTCTCGCAGTCCTACTTCTCGCGGCTCCCGCCTTCCTCCCGACCTACCCGCTTTCTGTCCTGACCGAGATCCTGATCTTCTCGCTGTTTGCGATGTCCCTCAACCTCCTGCTGGGCTATGCCGGACTTCCTTCCCTCGGCCACTCGGCCTTCTTCGGAACTGGCGGGTACGCCGTCGGACTGCTCGCCAAGTATCTCGGCATCCCTGCTCCCGTCGCCTTGCTCATTGCGGTGGTCGCCGGAGTGGCGCTCGCGCTCGTCACTGGCCCCTTCGTGCTGCGAACGCACGGGGCATACTTTCTCATCCTGACCCTCTCGCTAACGCAAGTCCTGTTCGGAATCGTCTGGCTCTGGCGCCGGGTGACAGGCGGTGACGACGGGCTGCCGGGCATTCCCACACCGAAGCTTCCCTTTCTCGTCGGGCGTGTCTCCGATACCGCCAACTTCTACTACCTCGCGCTTGTCGTGGTCGGGATCGCGCTCCTCACGATGGCTTGGATCGTCCGTTCACCGTTTGGGCTCGCCCTCATCGGCATCCGGGAGAACGAGCGCTACCTGGCTGGCCTCGGCTATCCCACATGGACACTGAAATACGCTGCGTACACCATCGCAGGCGGCTACGGAGCCCTGGCGGGTGGTCTGTTCGCCTACTTCAAAGGCTTCGTCGGCCCAGGGCAGATCAGCTGGCTCTTGGCAGGCGAGGGCATGGTCATGGTCATCCTTGGGGGAGCTGGAACCTTCTGGGGCCCGATCATCGGAGCCGCACTCGTCCTGTTGCTGCGTTATGAGGTCAGCGCGTTCACGCAGCGCTGGGTCATGATTCTCGGTATCGTCTTCATCCTGACCGTGCTTCTGCTACCGCAAGGCATCGTTCGGTTACCGGATCGGATCCGCCAGCTGCGGGCCCAGTTGCGGCGGGAGGCCCCCTTGGCTCGCAGACCAGCTTCAGCAGTCAGTCCTCACCGCGAGCCATCGGTCGAGCAAGTCATCGAGAGGTCGTGA
- a CDS encoding amino acid ABC transporter substrate-binding protein → MRSLTRRHVLILAGSAGLSALLVACGGQTTPTPAPQPSPTPPAAQLPTPTAAAVTSPATPPTPTVVTSKPAKTLRIGFAISKSGPYAAGAGITIYPNYILWTKDVNEAGGIKLSDGMYAIELIEYDDQSSPEEAIKAIQRLVNQDKVDLLLPPWGTAMNLAVAPVFHQLGYPQLGVANLSDKSPDLAKQWPGYFSFLGTSSQYSEAIADLLGDLAAQGKIGKKVALIHVDDEFGLELSAAARKKLKDTGFELVYDQGYPLGTTDFQPILTDIKSRQPDAFVACSYPADTLALPQAAMVLDFNPAVFLTAVGTAFPIYLGQFGQNAEGVMGLGGIDPKHSELMDYYKRHKEVTGQEPDRWASPVCYASLQVLRQALERVGKIDRPALTKEIATGSFQTIIGTVKLEGNVYYGNRLLGQWQNGEFLAVWPKDKAPVQPIVPKPGWKK, encoded by the coding sequence ATGCGATCACTGACACGACGGCATGTGCTCATACTCGCTGGTTCGGCAGGACTCTCCGCACTTTTGGTAGCATGCGGCGGGCAGACAACACCTACTCCGGCGCCACAGCCGTCGCCGACTCCGCCGGCTGCTCAGCTGCCGACCCCAACGGCTGCGGCGGTCACGAGTCCAGCTACCCCACCGACACCGACCGTCGTAACGAGCAAGCCTGCGAAGACATTGCGGATCGGATTTGCTATCTCCAAGAGCGGACCCTACGCTGCTGGCGCCGGTATCACGATCTACCCCAACTACATCTTGTGGACCAAAGACGTGAACGAGGCAGGCGGCATCAAGCTGAGCGATGGCATGTATGCCATCGAACTCATCGAATACGATGACCAGAGCAGCCCAGAGGAAGCGATCAAGGCCATCCAACGCCTCGTCAATCAAGACAAGGTCGATCTCCTTCTTCCACCCTGGGGTACTGCGATGAACCTGGCCGTCGCTCCCGTCTTTCACCAGTTGGGGTACCCGCAACTCGGTGTCGCGAATCTGAGCGACAAGTCTCCCGATCTCGCCAAACAGTGGCCAGGGTACTTCTCTTTCCTCGGGACATCGAGCCAGTACTCCGAAGCGATCGCCGATCTCTTGGGCGATCTCGCGGCGCAGGGCAAGATCGGAAAGAAGGTCGCACTCATCCACGTCGACGACGAATTCGGGCTCGAGCTCTCCGCAGCAGCCCGCAAGAAACTCAAGGACACCGGCTTCGAACTCGTCTACGACCAGGGTTATCCACTCGGCACGACGGATTTCCAACCGATTCTGACCGATATCAAGAGCCGACAGCCCGATGCATTCGTCGCGTGCAGCTATCCGGCCGATACACTCGCGTTGCCACAGGCTGCCATGGTACTGGATTTCAATCCAGCCGTCTTTTTGACAGCTGTCGGGACGGCCTTCCCGATTTATCTCGGCCAATTCGGTCAGAATGCCGAGGGCGTGATGGGTCTGGGTGGTATCGATCCCAAGCACTCGGAACTCATGGACTACTACAAGCGCCACAAAGAGGTGACCGGTCAGGAACCGGACCGCTGGGCTAGCCCGGTGTGCTACGCATCGTTACAGGTGCTGCGACAGGCACTGGAGCGAGTCGGCAAAATCGATCGTCCTGCGCTCACGAAGGAGATCGCGACCGGCTCATTCCAGACGATCATCGGAACCGTCAAGCTCGAAGGGAATGTCTATTACGGAAATCGGTTGCTCGGTCAGTGGCAGAACGGCGAGTTTCTGGCCGTCTGGCCAAAGGACAAGGCGCCCGTACAGCCGATCGTACCGAAGCCGGGTTGGAAGAAATAA